A single region of the Chroococcidiopsis thermalis PCC 7203 genome encodes:
- a CDS encoding alpha/beta hydrolase produces the protein MKLRFGKILGILAGTIAFLAATGYWYIFIAGAPQLDPPQVERNTGLTFQLETFNSKAMGEVRTYGLILPPGYTKNSVRRYPVIFLLHGGHGDARAYQDKAAVTSVLHDLYKSGKLPPSIVITPDGNDRRGSSPFWDSDYYDGANGNVGTLIGSELVQVVKSRYRTLEQPQFWAMGGQSSGGWGAFNIGLRHLNNFNIFFSSSGYFTDTSGAANSPQLFIKQISATQRQQIRAFLDAGEADREFLDSTQQFHQTLNQLGIANEFRVFPGGHGIVGGDFGWNYWHKHLTDQLSYVGQQFKIALAKENKIVKSF, from the coding sequence ATGAAATTGCGGTTTGGTAAGATTCTAGGTATCTTGGCGGGTACGATCGCTTTTCTGGCTGCAACTGGCTACTGGTATATTTTTATTGCTGGTGCGCCACAATTAGATCCTCCCCAAGTAGAACGAAACACGGGGCTAACCTTTCAGTTAGAAACGTTCAATAGTAAAGCAATGGGCGAGGTGCGTACGTATGGCTTAATTCTCCCCCCAGGGTACACCAAGAATTCTGTACGACGCTATCCAGTCATTTTCCTACTACACGGTGGACATGGGGATGCTCGTGCTTATCAGGATAAGGCTGCTGTCACGTCTGTGCTACACGATTTGTATAAGAGTGGCAAACTACCACCGTCAATCGTAATTACTCCAGATGGTAACGATCGCAGAGGTAGTAGCCCTTTTTGGGACTCTGACTACTACGATGGAGCTAATGGCAATGTGGGAACCCTGATTGGTTCTGAATTAGTCCAAGTGGTAAAATCGCGCTATCGTACACTAGAGCAGCCGCAATTTTGGGCAATGGGCGGGCAGTCTTCTGGCGGTTGGGGAGCTTTTAACATTGGTTTGCGCCATCTAAATAATTTCAATATCTTCTTTAGCTCTAGCGGCTACTTCACCGATACCAGTGGCGCTGCTAATAGTCCTCAGCTTTTCATCAAGCAGATTTCAGCTACACAGCGCCAACAGATCCGAGCGTTTCTGGATGCTGGGGAAGCAGATCGGGAATTTCTTGACTCGACGCAGCAATTCCATCAAACTTTGAACCAGTTAGGAATTGCTAATGAATTTCGAGTTTTTCCTGGAGGACACGGGATAGTTGGCGGGGATTTTGGCTGGAACTACTGGCACAAGCATTTAACCGATCAGTTGAGTTATGTCGGGCAGCAGTTCAAAATTGCTTTAGCTAAGGAAAACAAAATAGTTAAATCGTTTTGA
- a CDS encoding APC family permease — MSLYTRIKRSLLGKPLPTSAFAEERLSNAAGLAVLSSDALSSVAYATEEILLVLILAGSNALKLSLPIGGAILLLLTVVTLSYRQTIRAYPGGGGAYTVSRENLGLYPGLVAAAALAIDYVLTVTVSISAGVAALTSAIPFLSTFTIDLCLLAVFLVMLANLRGVRAAGNLLMLPTYGFIASIFLLVCLGLVQQLSGYVPSAVATIPATEPLSLFLILRAFAAGCTALTGIEAISNGVMAFKPPEWKNARLTMLYMSAILGVMFTGITYLVHAYHIVPTAGQTVVSLLGRHIFGNGLLYYVTQATTLLILLLAANTSFADFPRLASLLARDGFLPRQLSILGDRLIYSNGILLLSLFAAFLIILFQGQTNAIIPLYAVGVFTSFTLSQTGMVLHWFNHQTPGWKSRATINGIGATVTAIVLGVIVVTKFLLGAWLVVVMIPLVVWLFLAIRSYYQTISDRLSIVGLEPHRYPMLRTPCDTVTHPALVLVGQLHRGTLEALDYARSIADEIVAVHVDIGTTDRDSFQQQWQQLEADIPLAILDSPYRSVISPLSNFVSEFEAQHSGLFCTIVIPIFVTRHWWENLLHNQTAWFLKAALRVKRSRVVTFVGYYI; from the coding sequence ATGTCTCTCTATACTCGCATTAAGCGATCGCTACTCGGTAAACCGCTACCTACTAGTGCTTTTGCAGAAGAACGTTTGAGCAATGCTGCGGGATTGGCAGTGCTGTCTTCTGATGCGCTTTCCTCAGTTGCTTATGCAACAGAAGAGATATTACTAGTGCTGATACTGGCTGGAAGTAACGCTCTCAAACTCTCACTGCCTATTGGAGGCGCAATTCTACTGTTGTTGACAGTAGTAACTTTATCTTATCGCCAAACAATTCGAGCCTATCCTGGCGGCGGTGGAGCTTATACTGTGTCACGCGAGAATTTGGGGCTTTACCCTGGACTAGTAGCAGCAGCAGCACTAGCGATTGATTATGTCCTGACCGTTACTGTTAGCATTTCAGCGGGAGTTGCTGCTTTAACTTCGGCAATCCCATTCTTGAGTACCTTCACCATTGATTTGTGTCTGCTTGCAGTCTTCTTGGTGATGCTAGCAAATCTACGAGGTGTGAGAGCAGCAGGCAACTTACTCATGCTGCCTACCTACGGGTTTATTGCAAGTATTTTTCTACTCGTTTGTCTAGGTTTAGTGCAACAGCTGAGCGGATACGTACCCTCTGCTGTCGCTACAATTCCAGCGACAGAACCCCTAAGTCTATTTCTAATTCTGAGGGCTTTCGCTGCTGGCTGTACCGCGTTAACGGGAATCGAAGCTATCTCCAACGGTGTCATGGCATTCAAGCCGCCAGAGTGGAAAAACGCTCGTTTGACTATGCTTTACATGAGCGCAATCTTAGGGGTCATGTTTACTGGGATCACCTACTTGGTTCATGCTTACCACATAGTTCCTACTGCTGGACAAACGGTGGTTTCGCTGCTGGGGCGACACATTTTTGGCAATGGTTTGCTTTATTACGTTACACAGGCAACTACCCTGCTGATTCTGCTACTGGCAGCGAATACTAGCTTTGCTGACTTCCCCCGACTCGCTTCACTGCTAGCACGGGACGGCTTTCTGCCCAGGCAACTGTCAATACTAGGCGATCGCCTGATCTACTCCAACGGCATTCTTTTGCTCAGTCTTTTTGCTGCCTTCCTGATAATTTTATTTCAGGGGCAGACTAATGCAATTATTCCTCTCTATGCTGTGGGAGTATTTACCTCATTCACCTTATCCCAGACAGGGATGGTGCTGCACTGGTTCAACCATCAAACACCTGGTTGGAAATCTCGTGCCACGATTAATGGGATCGGTGCGACAGTCACTGCCATAGTTTTAGGGGTAATTGTTGTAACAAAGTTCTTATTGGGGGCTTGGTTAGTGGTGGTGATGATTCCGCTAGTTGTTTGGCTGTTTTTAGCAATCCGAAGTTACTATCAAACGATAAGCGATCGCCTCAGCATTGTTGGGCTTGAACCCCATCGTTACCCCATGCTGCGTACTCCATGCGATACTGTTACCCATCCTGCTCTAGTTTTAGTTGGTCAACTTCATCGCGGAACCTTAGAAGCTCTTGATTACGCTCGCAGTATTGCCGATGAAATTGTTGCCGTTCACGTTGATATTGGTACTACAGATAGAGACAGCTTTCAGCAGCAGTGGCAGCAGTTGGAGGCAGATATCCCATTAGCGATCCTCGACTCTCCCTATCGTTCAGTCATTTCACCTTTAAGCAACTTTGTTAGCGAATTTGAAGCTCAACATTCAGGACTCTTCTGCACGATTGTTATTCCTATCTTCGTGACCCGTCACTGGTGGGAAAATTTGCTACATAATCAAACAGCTTGGTTTCTGAAAGCGGCTCTGCGAGTTAAACGCAGTCGGGTAGTCACGTTTGTTGGTTATTATATTTAA
- a CDS encoding bifunctional lysylphosphatidylglycerol flippase/synthetase MprF, which translates to MLTRRNRIGLWTATLLTGLVGIVNLLSAVTPNLPSRTEFLEQFIPFDIRAGGHFFAAITGFILLTLAANLFRRKRIAWLLTVGLLTVSILSHLVKGLDYEESLLSGVLLVQLLSMHSSFMAKSDRPSVAQGIQVLVGALLFTLAYGTVGFFLLDRQYTVNFDLPEALLQTLAMFFTADNAGLEPTTRFGQYFADSIYLVGVVTIGYSLFMLLRPVLLRSPALLQERQRAKEIVEQYGRSSLARFTLFDDKVYYFSPSGRSAIAYVPKGRGAIALGDPIGPPEDRKETIFSFRQFCERNDWYPAFYQTLPDDLELYQSLGFSVVKIGEEAIVDLHTFNLKGKANQNLRNYTNRLTKAGYQVKFYPPPISDRSLRELRMVSDEWLQSMHGAEKKFSLGWFDEEYLRKCEIVTVEVLNERITAFANVVSEYRINDITIDLMRHRNSVESGTMDFLFISMFQHYKDLGYDGFNLGLSALSGMGETQNAPRLEKGLNYLYEHLNRFYNFKSLHAYKEKFHPRWEPRYLVYPGLAALPDVVVALIRADSGDRLFDYLKPGS; encoded by the coding sequence GTGCTGACAAGGCGAAACCGCATTGGACTATGGACAGCAACACTGCTAACAGGATTAGTAGGAATAGTCAACCTACTATCTGCTGTCACTCCTAACCTACCAAGCAGGACAGAATTTTTGGAGCAATTTATTCCGTTCGACATTCGTGCGGGCGGTCATTTTTTTGCAGCAATTACAGGATTTATCTTACTGACGCTGGCAGCAAATTTATTCAGACGGAAGCGAATTGCTTGGCTGTTGACAGTTGGATTGCTGACTGTATCTATTCTCAGTCATTTAGTTAAGGGCTTGGACTACGAAGAGAGCCTACTATCGGGTGTTTTGCTCGTACAGCTTTTGTCAATGCACTCTTCGTTCATGGCAAAATCGGATCGCCCATCTGTGGCTCAGGGGATTCAAGTTTTGGTAGGAGCATTGTTGTTTACACTAGCTTACGGTACAGTCGGCTTTTTCCTTTTAGATCGACAATACACGGTCAACTTCGATCTTCCAGAAGCTCTGCTGCAAACTCTAGCGATGTTTTTTACTGCTGACAATGCAGGGCTAGAACCGACAACACGATTCGGGCAATACTTTGCTGACTCGATTTATCTAGTTGGGGTTGTAACTATAGGCTATTCCCTGTTCATGCTCCTGCGTCCAGTATTATTACGATCGCCTGCACTATTGCAAGAGCGGCAACGAGCTAAAGAAATTGTCGAACAATACGGTCGCTCTTCCCTTGCCCGCTTTACATTATTTGATGATAAGGTTTACTACTTTAGCCCCTCCGGTCGTAGCGCAATCGCTTACGTACCAAAAGGACGGGGCGCGATCGCTCTAGGAGATCCAATCGGTCCACCAGAAGATCGAAAAGAGACGATTTTTAGTTTTCGCCAGTTTTGCGAGCGTAATGACTGGTATCCAGCTTTTTATCAAACATTACCGGATGACCTTGAGCTTTACCAATCTTTAGGGTTTAGCGTTGTGAAGATCGGCGAAGAAGCGATCGTCGATCTTCATACTTTCAATCTTAAAGGAAAAGCTAACCAAAACTTAAGGAATTACACGAATCGCTTGACTAAAGCAGGTTATCAAGTCAAATTTTACCCGCCACCAATTTCGGATCGGTCATTACGAGAGTTGCGAATGGTGAGTGATGAATGGCTACAGTCGATGCACGGAGCTGAGAAAAAGTTTTCGTTAGGTTGGTTCGACGAAGAATATTTGCGGAAATGTGAGATTGTTACTGTTGAAGTATTAAACGAGCGGATTACTGCTTTTGCAAATGTTGTGTCAGAGTATCGCATCAACGATATCACAATTGACTTAATGCGGCATCGCAATTCTGTAGAATCTGGCACGATGGATTTCTTATTTATTTCAATGTTTCAGCACTACAAAGACTTGGGTTACGATGGATTTAATTTAGGTTTATCAGCCCTTTCTGGTATGGGTGAAACGCAAAATGCTCCCCGTTTAGAAAAAGGATTAAATTATCTCTACGAACACTTAAATCGGTTTTACAACTTCAAGAGTTTGCATGCCTACAAAGAAAAGTTTCATCCTCGTTGGGAACCAAGATATTTAGTTTATCCTGGATTGGCAGCTTTGCCAGATGTTGTTGTTGCTCTGATTCGGGCTGACTCTGGCGATCGCTTATTTGATTATCTCAAACCAGGTTCGTGA
- a CDS encoding DUF1003 domain-containing protein: protein MKKPLRARVSQEEYQLLQRLRERKPAQNPPKPSPRLGDRLADAVADTVGSWRFIIIQSSLLALWIFLNVTAYIQHWDPYPFILLNLMLSFQAAYTAPIIMMSQNRQAIIDRQEAKHDYEVNMKAELEIELLHDKMNLLREEEIIRIMQMLQQQQQQIQSLEGLLRQKLQSVDYDSAFPIAKPDDRNIPS, encoded by the coding sequence ATGAAAAAACCTCTACGCGCTCGTGTCAGTCAGGAAGAATATCAACTGTTGCAAAGGCTGCGGGAACGCAAGCCCGCTCAAAACCCACCAAAACCAAGTCCGAGGCTGGGCGATCGTCTAGCTGATGCAGTTGCCGATACTGTAGGTTCTTGGCGATTTATTATTATCCAGAGTAGCTTGCTAGCACTGTGGATTTTTCTTAACGTCACGGCATACATTCAGCATTGGGACCCGTACCCATTCATCCTACTCAACCTTATGTTATCCTTTCAGGCAGCCTACACTGCACCCATCATCATGATGAGTCAGAACCGCCAAGCGATAATTGACCGTCAGGAGGCGAAACACGACTACGAAGTTAATATGAAAGCCGAGCTAGAAATTGAACTGCTACACGATAAAATGAATCTACTTCGGGAAGAAGAAATAATAAGAATTATGCAAATGCTTCAACAGCAGCAACAACAGATCCAAAGTCTAGAAGGCTTATTGAGACAAAAACTTCAATCCGTAGATTATGACTCGGCTTTTCCTATTGCAAAACCAGACGATCGTAATATTCCATCCTGA
- a CDS encoding RNA recognition motif domain-containing protein produces the protein MTLFINNLPQQVTQADLIELFEEYGAIAHIFFPTDGKTNRNFGFATVDMMMNASEKVAMSELNGSKWMGSQLQIGEVIAQGHFQMHYS, from the coding sequence ATGACACTTTTCATTAATAACCTACCCCAACAAGTTACTCAAGCAGACCTTATAGAATTGTTTGAAGAGTATGGCGCGATCGCGCACATCTTCTTTCCTACAGATGGGAAAACAAACAGAAACTTTGGTTTTGCTACTGTGGACATGATGATGAATGCCAGTGAAAAAGTGGCAATGTCAGAACTGAACGGTTCAAAGTGGATGGGTTCGCAATTACAGATCGGTGAAGTTATTGCTCAAGGACATTTTCAAATGCATTATTCGTAG